From the genome of uncultured Pseudodesulfovibrio sp., one region includes:
- a CDS encoding YggT family protein, with protein MDLIVQAIATVIDIVLSAYFWVVIISALLSWVNPDPYNPIVRFLRGVTEPVFYKIRSWIPFAVVGGFDLSPIVVLLAIKVCQIVVVGNLMRLAFSLSTGSPM; from the coding sequence ATGGACTTGATTGTCCAAGCTATCGCTACCGTTATTGATATCGTTCTCTCCGCCTACTTTTGGGTCGTCATCATATCCGCTCTGCTCTCTTGGGTGAACCCGGACCCGTACAACCCCATCGTGCGTTTCCTGCGCGGCGTCACGGAGCCTGTCTTCTACAAAATCCGCAGTTGGATTCCCTTCGCCGTTGTCGGCGGTTTTGATCTTTCGCCCATCGTGGTGCTGCTGGCCATCAAGGTCTGCCAGATCGTGGTGGTGGGGAATCTCATGCGGCTTGCCTTTTCTTTGAGCACAGGCAGTCCTATGTAG
- a CDS encoding DivIVA domain-containing protein: MTVSKIDLLNKQFSRGLVGYSRMEVDQFMLELAEVLGDAADVQKGMRKKIKRLESALKEYRRRDETLRDTLMSTQKMVDDLKVAAGREAQLILDEARAKADDTVRKGHNRLAQIHEEIESLKRTRTQFEVQLKGMLNAHLEMLERHDPEREKVEEIESKLKYLKKVE, encoded by the coding sequence GTGACCGTTTCCAAGATCGATTTGCTCAATAAGCAGTTTTCACGCGGCCTGGTCGGCTACTCGCGTATGGAGGTCGACCAGTTCATGCTCGAACTGGCCGAAGTCCTGGGCGACGCGGCTGACGTGCAGAAGGGCATGCGCAAGAAGATCAAGAGATTGGAGAGCGCGCTCAAGGAGTACCGTCGTCGAGACGAGACCCTGCGGGATACCCTCATGTCCACCCAGAAGATGGTCGACGACCTCAAGGTCGCGGCCGGGCGCGAAGCGCAGCTTATTCTGGACGAGGCGCGGGCCAAGGCGGACGACACCGTGCGCAAGGGCCACAATCGGCTCGCCCAGATTCATGAGGAGATCGAATCCCTGAAGCGGACCCGTACGCAGTTTGAGGTCCAGCTCAAGGGTATGCTCAACGCGCACCTGGAGATGCTCGAGCGGCATGACCCCGAGCGGGAGAAGGTCGAGGAGATCGAGTCCAAGCTCAAGTACCTCAAGAAGGTCGAGTAG
- a CDS encoding DUF167 domain-containing protein, which translates to MFVSKRESGWSLDVWAQPGARKDEIAGEYQGCLKVRLRAPAVDNKANKGLVAYIARLLRLKKSQVEIASGHSSRKKHLEVNTAGEPDWGSLLSGMSPR; encoded by the coding sequence GTGTTCGTCTCAAAGCGGGAGTCGGGGTGGTCCCTCGACGTGTGGGCCCAGCCGGGAGCCCGAAAGGACGAGATCGCCGGTGAGTACCAGGGGTGCCTGAAGGTTCGCCTCAGGGCTCCGGCGGTGGACAACAAGGCCAACAAGGGCTTGGTCGCATACATCGCCCGATTGTTGCGGTTGAAAAAAAGCCAGGTGGAAATCGCCTCCGGCCATTCAAGCCGGAAGAAACACCTGGAAGTTAATACAGCGGGAGAGCCGGACTGGGGAAGTCTTCTTTCAGGCATGTCACCGCGTTAA
- a CDS encoding DUF465 domain-containing protein: MEAKDLELIEKYGADDTQLKALWDQHTNYEKMLDKLESKSYLSPTEMQEMKELKKKKLAGKTTLSSLLEKYRQLEA; encoded by the coding sequence ATGGAAGCCAAGGACCTTGAACTCATCGAGAAGTACGGGGCCGACGACACGCAACTCAAGGCTCTGTGGGATCAACATACCAATTACGAAAAAATGCTGGATAAGCTCGAGTCCAAGTCCTACCTTTCCCCCACGGAAATGCAGGAAATGAAGGAACTCAAGAAAAAGAAGCTGGCGGGGAAGACGACCCTGTCGTCTCTGCTCGAAAAATACCGCCAATTGGAGGCATAG
- the ilvB gene encoding biosynthetic-type acetolactate synthase large subunit → MKLTGAQILLKCLEEEGVDVMFGFPGGAVIDIYDEIPKSSVEHILVRHEQGAIHAADGYARATGRVGVCLVTSGPGATNTVTGIATAYADSIPVVIFTGQVPRALIGNDAFQEVDIVGITRPCTKHNYLVQDIEDLATTIKQAFYLARSGRPGPVLVDLPKDIQQQMAEFKYPEEVSMRSYKPTKKPHIGQIRKVVKLLKKAKRPLIYSGGGVITSGSHEELTWLGQKLHIPVTSTLMGLGAFPGDDDLFLGMLGMHGTFAANMAVNNCDLLLAVGARFDDRVTGKVDTFAPGATIVHIDVDPTSIQKNVSVQVPLVADCKPALAALKAETEGTLDEYDWAADHKEWVDKVQGWAKEHPLTYKDDSEGIKPQYVVEKIYEITKGDAIIATEVGQNQMWAAQFYKYNRPNTLLTSGGLGTMGYGFPAALGAQRAFPDKLVIDVAGDGSIQMCIQEMMTAVCNKLPVKIVILNNGYLGMVRQWQELFYDKNYCSTCMDAQPDFVKLAEAYGAAGFRVTEKKDLDKTLREAFEVDKPVIVDVRVEKEENVYPMVPAGASLTEMLLV, encoded by the coding sequence ATGAAGTTGACCGGGGCCCAGATTCTGCTCAAGTGTCTGGAAGAGGAAGGTGTTGATGTCATGTTCGGTTTCCCCGGGGGAGCCGTGATAGACATTTATGATGAGATACCCAAGTCGTCCGTGGAGCACATCCTGGTGCGTCACGAACAGGGCGCAATCCATGCAGCCGACGGTTACGCCCGTGCCACTGGCCGGGTAGGGGTATGCCTAGTCACCTCCGGCCCTGGTGCCACCAATACCGTAACCGGGATTGCCACGGCTTACGCGGACTCCATCCCGGTTGTCATTTTTACCGGTCAGGTGCCCCGGGCCCTGATCGGCAATGACGCCTTCCAGGAAGTCGATATCGTCGGTATCACCCGTCCCTGCACCAAGCACAATTATCTTGTTCAGGACATTGAAGACCTGGCCACGACGATCAAGCAGGCCTTTTATCTGGCACGCTCCGGACGTCCCGGGCCGGTCCTGGTCGATTTGCCCAAGGACATCCAGCAGCAGATGGCCGAGTTCAAGTATCCCGAAGAAGTGTCCATGCGCAGCTACAAGCCGACCAAGAAGCCGCACATCGGTCAGATCCGCAAGGTGGTCAAGCTCCTCAAGAAGGCCAAGCGCCCGCTGATATACTCCGGCGGCGGGGTCATCACCTCGGGCTCTCACGAGGAACTTACCTGGCTCGGGCAAAAGCTGCATATCCCGGTGACCTCCACCCTCATGGGGCTGGGCGCGTTCCCCGGAGATGACGATCTGTTCCTGGGCATGCTCGGCATGCACGGCACTTTCGCCGCCAACATGGCGGTGAACAACTGCGACCTGCTTTTGGCCGTGGGCGCGCGGTTCGACGACCGCGTGACCGGCAAGGTGGATACCTTTGCCCCGGGCGCGACCATCGTGCACATAGATGTGGACCCGACCTCGATCCAGAAGAACGTTTCGGTCCAGGTCCCTCTGGTGGCGGACTGCAAGCCCGCTCTGGCCGCGCTCAAGGCAGAGACCGAGGGCACGCTGGACGAGTACGACTGGGCCGCAGACCACAAGGAGTGGGTGGACAAGGTCCAGGGGTGGGCCAAGGAGCACCCGCTGACCTACAAGGACGACTCCGAGGGCATCAAGCCGCAGTACGTGGTCGAGAAGATTTACGAGATCACCAAGGGCGATGCCATCATCGCCACCGAAGTCGGCCAGAACCAGATGTGGGCCGCTCAGTTCTACAAGTACAACCGTCCCAATACGCTGCTGACCTCCGGGGGCCTGGGCACCATGGGCTATGGTTTCCCGGCCGCACTGGGCGCGCAACGCGCGTTCCCGGACAAGCTGGTCATTGATGTCGCGGGGGACGGATCCATCCAGATGTGTATCCAGGAGATGATGACGGCGGTTTGCAACAAGCTGCCGGTCAAGATCGTCATCCTGAACAACGGCTATCTCGGTATGGTCCGGCAGTGGCAGGAGCTGTTCTACGACAAGAACTATTGCTCCACCTGCATGGACGCGCAGCCCGACTTCGTCAAGCTGGCCGAAGCCTACGGTGCCGCCGGTTTCCGGGTAACCGAGAAGAAGGACTTGGACAAGACCCTGCGCGAAGCCTTCGAGGTGGATAAGCCGGTTATCGTCGATGTCCGCGTGGAAAAAGAAGAAAATGTCTATCCCATGGTCCCGGCCGGAGCGTCGCTGACCGAGATGCTGTTGGTTTAG
- the ilvN gene encoding acetolactate synthase small subunit, which produces MSKHTLSVMVENEPGVLSRVAGLFSGRGFNIYSLNVAPTLEKGVSLMTIVAEGDDAIVEQIVKQLRKLVPTIKVKDLTELKSVEREMVLLKVNAEDSKRAEILRIVDIFRCKVVDVSVDELTIEVTGDQGKIGAIVNLLTRFGIKEVARTGNVAMRRSMQIDL; this is translated from the coding sequence ATGAGCAAACACACTCTTTCCGTGATGGTTGAAAACGAACCGGGCGTTCTGTCCCGCGTGGCCGGGCTTTTTTCCGGCCGCGGCTTCAACATCTATTCGCTGAACGTGGCCCCGACTCTGGAGAAGGGCGTTTCCCTGATGACCATAGTGGCCGAGGGCGACGACGCCATCGTCGAGCAGATCGTCAAGCAGCTGCGCAAGCTGGTACCCACCATAAAAGTCAAGGATCTCACTGAACTGAAGTCCGTTGAAAGGGAAATGGTCCTGCTCAAGGTCAATGCCGAGGATTCAAAACGCGCGGAGATCCTGCGTATTGTTGACATCTTCAGGTGCAAGGTTGTAGACGTGAGCGTCGACGAGCTGACCATTGAGGTAACGGGCGACCAGGGCAAGATAGGCGCCATAGTCAATCTGCTCACCCGCTTCGGTATCAAGGAAGTCGCGCGCACCGGCAACGTGGCCATGCGTCGTTCCATGCAGATCGACCTATAA
- the ilvC gene encoding ketol-acid reductoisomerase, which produces MKVYYEKDADLSLLKDKTVAVVGYGSQGHAHAQNLRDSGVNVIVAQRPGGPNYDLAKEHGFEPMSVADAAKQADLIMILLPDQYQAAVFKNEILPYLEEGNIIAFGHGFNVHFQQITPPAGVDCVMIAPKGPGHLVRRTFTEGGGVPCLVAVASDASGKATEIALAYAKGIGGARSGVIKTTFKEETETDLFGEQAVLCGGLTALCKAGFDTLVEAGYQPEMAYFECLHELKLIIDLMYEGGMSMMRYSISETAEYGDYVTGPRIITDETREEMRRVLKEIQDGTFARNFILDNQAGQVGLKTMRRIGAETQIEEVGARLRKMMSWLQK; this is translated from the coding sequence ATGAAAGTGTATTACGAGAAAGATGCGGACCTGAGCCTTTTGAAGGATAAGACCGTGGCCGTGGTCGGCTACGGCAGCCAGGGCCATGCCCATGCGCAGAACCTGCGCGACTCGGGCGTCAATGTCATCGTGGCCCAGCGCCCCGGTGGTCCCAACTATGACCTGGCCAAGGAGCACGGCTTCGAGCCCATGTCCGTAGCCGATGCCGCCAAGCAGGCTGATCTGATCATGATCCTGCTGCCCGACCAGTATCAGGCCGCGGTATTCAAGAACGAAATTCTCCCGTACCTCGAAGAAGGCAACATCATCGCCTTCGGTCACGGCTTCAACGTCCATTTCCAGCAGATCACTCCGCCCGCGGGCGTGGACTGCGTCATGATCGCCCCCAAGGGCCCCGGTCATCTGGTGCGCCGCACCTTTACCGAGGGCGGCGGCGTTCCCTGCCTGGTGGCCGTTGCTTCCGACGCCTCCGGCAAAGCCACCGAAATCGCCTTGGCCTATGCCAAGGGTATCGGTGGCGCCCGTTCCGGCGTGATCAAGACCACCTTCAAGGAAGAGACCGAAACCGACCTGTTCGGTGAGCAGGCTGTGCTTTGCGGCGGCCTGACCGCCCTGTGCAAGGCTGGTTTCGACACTCTGGTCGAGGCCGGTTACCAGCCCGAAATGGCCTACTTCGAGTGCCTGCACGAGCTCAAGCTGATCATCGACCTCATGTACGAGGGCGGCATGTCCATGATGCGTTACTCCATCTCCGAGACCGCCGAATACGGCGACTACGTCACCGGCCCGCGCATCATCACCGATGAGACCCGCGAGGAAATGCGCCGCGTGCTCAAGGAGATCCAGGACGGCACCTTTGCCCGTAACTTCATCCTGGACAACCAGGCCGGCCAGGTCGGTCTGAAGACCATGCGCCGCATCGGTGCCGAGACTCAGATCGAGGAAGTCGGTGCCCGCCTGCGCAAGATGATGAGCTGGCTGCAGAAGTAA
- a CDS encoding DUF5698 domain-containing protein, which yields MTLDILFLGLAIFLLEVMALTIGTVRTIVTMLGESRAAFLLGCLEMTLWVFGTSAVMTKVGDAPVLGLFYAVGFATGNVVGIIAEKKLALGNVVVRIISAWKGGEIADAVRRAGFMITTVAGEGSEGAVTVQFVVCKRKDMKLVLSQARRIDPDLFYTFETAGGASEVPSPSESRMDKVLRPIRRLVPQF from the coding sequence ATGACTTTGGATATCCTTTTTCTCGGCCTGGCCATTTTCCTGCTGGAAGTAATGGCGCTGACCATCGGAACCGTGCGGACCATCGTGACCATGCTGGGCGAGTCCCGAGCGGCCTTTCTGCTCGGCTGCCTTGAGATGACCCTGTGGGTTTTCGGCACCTCCGCAGTCATGACCAAAGTAGGTGACGCGCCTGTTCTGGGGCTGTTTTACGCGGTCGGCTTTGCCACGGGCAACGTGGTGGGCATCATCGCCGAGAAGAAGCTGGCTCTGGGCAACGTAGTGGTGCGCATCATCAGTGCCTGGAAGGGTGGCGAGATCGCAGACGCCGTGCGCCGCGCCGGGTTCATGATCACCACCGTCGCCGGAGAGGGTTCCGAGGGCGCAGTCACGGTTCAGTTCGTGGTCTGCAAGCGTAAGGACATGAAGCTTGTGTTGAGCCAGGCCCGCCGGATCGACCCTGACCTGTTCTACACCTTTGAAACCGCGGGTGGTGCCAGCGAAGTGCCCAGCCCGTCGGAAAGCCGGATGGACAAAGTCCTGCGGCCCATCCGTCGGTTGGTTCCGCAGTTCTGA
- a CDS encoding acyl-CoA dehydratase activase, giving the protein MIAGLDIGSRSIELVVLIDGKVAEARKLPTTFDPISQCFKLLDGLRPASLVGTGYGRNLIQRLGLDCECSTITEIKAHALGAAHLFPEARTVLDIGGQDTKAMSLTGGKVLKFEMNDRCAAGTGKFLEYTAGVFQIPVEDFGPYAMKGENPPEISSICTVFAETEATSLMARGEKPEAIALGLHKAIVKRTSNMLRRVGMNFPLVFTGGVANNPCVLDLLAKSIGGEIGRDILVPDNPDHMGALGAALHRHQNDTANAR; this is encoded by the coding sequence ATGATCGCAGGATTGGACATCGGGTCCCGCTCCATCGAGTTGGTCGTCCTGATCGACGGCAAGGTGGCCGAGGCAAGGAAACTCCCCACCACTTTTGACCCCATTTCCCAGTGTTTCAAACTGCTGGATGGATTGCGCCCCGCCTCCTTGGTCGGGACCGGCTACGGGCGCAATCTCATCCAGCGGCTTGGCCTGGACTGCGAATGTTCGACCATCACCGAGATCAAGGCCCACGCTCTGGGCGCCGCGCACCTCTTTCCCGAGGCGCGCACGGTTCTGGATATCGGGGGGCAGGACACCAAGGCCATGTCCCTGACGGGCGGCAAGGTCCTGAAATTCGAGATGAACGACCGCTGTGCTGCCGGAACGGGCAAGTTTCTGGAATATACGGCCGGGGTCTTCCAAATTCCGGTTGAGGATTTCGGGCCCTATGCCATGAAGGGCGAGAACCCGCCCGAGATCAGCTCCATCTGCACGGTCTTCGCGGAGACCGAAGCCACCTCGCTGATGGCCCGCGGCGAAAAGCCCGAGGCCATAGCGCTTGGACTGCACAAGGCCATCGTCAAACGCACGTCCAACATGCTTCGCAGGGTGGGGATGAATTTCCCGCTGGTCTTTACCGGAGGTGTGGCCAACAACCCCTGCGTGCTCGACCTGTTGGCCAAGAGCATCGGCGGCGAGATCGGCCGAGACATCCTGGTCCCGGACAACCCGGACCACATGGGCGCGCTGGGCGCGGCCCTGCACCGCCATCAGAACGATACAGCCAACGCCCGTTAG
- a CDS encoding double-cubane-cluster-containing anaerobic reductase, with product MSDNTHHEMWEKLNMDLEAHDGLLEVLGKFYGDIYLSQENRLKGAEYLDFVLSEVHGLRIKELQDAKAQGRKVVGTFCVFVPEEITLAADAIHVGLCAGAEAGSELAEQLVPRNTCALIKSFIGFKMAKLCPYIESSDMIIGETTCDGKKKAYEAFNEIAPTYVMEVPQTKSKAARDLWKSEVIRYMKAVEELTGVTITAEKLKEGIKVTNGKRRALQRLTRLRAAAPAPISGRDALLVNQISFYDDPVRFTAKINELCDELEARIKTGDGVAPADTPRLMLSGCPMAVPNWKLPYVVESSGAVIVGEESCIGTRNSRDLVDESGDTLEAMIDAIADRYMKIDCACFTPNQERLDNITSLAKDLKADGVVHYSLLFCQPYTHESMKVDKALQVEGIPMLSIETDYSMEDVEQLKTRIEAFVETLA from the coding sequence ATGTCCGACAACACACATCATGAAATGTGGGAAAAATTGAATATGGACCTCGAGGCGCACGACGGCCTTCTGGAGGTTCTGGGTAAATTTTATGGGGACATCTACCTGTCCCAGGAAAACCGCCTCAAGGGCGCTGAATACCTCGACTTCGTCCTGTCCGAAGTACACGGTCTGCGCATCAAGGAGCTACAGGACGCCAAGGCGCAGGGCCGCAAGGTCGTAGGCACCTTCTGCGTTTTCGTACCCGAGGAAATAACGCTGGCCGCCGACGCCATCCACGTCGGATTGTGCGCCGGAGCCGAGGCGGGCAGCGAACTGGCCGAACAGCTTGTTCCGCGCAACACCTGCGCCCTGATCAAGTCCTTCATCGGCTTCAAGATGGCCAAGCTCTGCCCCTACATCGAGTCCTCGGACATGATTATCGGCGAGACCACCTGCGACGGCAAGAAGAAGGCCTACGAGGCTTTCAACGAGATCGCCCCCACCTACGTCATGGAAGTACCCCAGACCAAGTCCAAGGCCGCCCGCGACCTGTGGAAATCGGAAGTGATCCGGTACATGAAGGCCGTGGAAGAGTTGACCGGCGTAACCATTACCGCCGAGAAGCTGAAGGAAGGAATCAAGGTCACCAACGGCAAGCGCCGCGCCCTGCAACGGCTAACCCGCCTGCGCGCGGCCGCTCCGGCCCCCATTTCCGGCCGCGACGCCCTGCTCGTCAACCAGATCAGCTTCTACGACGATCCGGTCCGGTTCACGGCCAAGATCAATGAGCTGTGCGACGAGCTGGAAGCACGCATCAAGACCGGCGACGGCGTGGCCCCGGCCGACACCCCCCGGCTGATGCTTTCGGGCTGTCCCATGGCCGTGCCCAACTGGAAGCTGCCCTATGTGGTGGAGAGCTCCGGCGCGGTCATCGTGGGCGAGGAATCGTGTATCGGTACCCGCAACTCGCGGGATCTGGTGGACGAGTCGGGCGATACCCTGGAAGCAATGATCGACGCCATCGCCGACCGCTACATGAAGATCGACTGTGCCTGCTTCACGCCCAACCAGGAACGGCTGGACAACATCACCAGCCTGGCCAAGGACCTCAAGGCCGACGGCGTGGTCCACTACAGCCTGCTCTTCTGCCAGCCCTACACCCATGAATCCATGAAGGTGGACAAGGCGCTGCAGGTCGAGGGCATCCCCATGCTGTCCATCGAGACCGACTACTCCATGGAAGACGTGGAGCAGCTCAAGACGCGTATCGAGGCCTTTGTGGAGACCCTTGCATGA
- a CDS encoding LysR family transcriptional regulator — MLDARSTKNAATKSNPTMRMHLWFETEEGVLFGLGRLQLLKSVEEHGSLKAAAEALGMSYRGAWGKIKTTEEVLGRKLIERASNRRAGYHLTAFGKSIAQCYDKWYREVEAFALSKSHEFLPFSLDSYE; from the coding sequence ATGTTGGATGCGAGATCGACCAAGAACGCTGCTACCAAGAGTAATCCCACCATGCGCATGCATCTGTGGTTCGAGACCGAAGAGGGGGTTCTTTTCGGCCTGGGACGGTTGCAGTTGTTGAAATCCGTGGAAGAGCACGGTTCCCTCAAAGCGGCGGCTGAAGCTCTTGGAATGTCCTACAGGGGGGCCTGGGGGAAGATCAAGACCACTGAGGAGGTCCTGGGTCGAAAGCTCATCGAACGAGCCTCCAACCGGCGTGCCGGATACCATTTGACCGCCTTCGGAAAATCCATCGCCCAGTGCTACGACAAGTGGTATCGGGAGGTGGAGGCCTTCGCTCTCTCCAAGAGCCATGAATTCCTGCCTTTTTCACTAGACAGCTACGAGTAA
- the fdnG gene encoding formate dehydrogenase-N subunit alpha: MKLDRRSFMKLAGSGAACLTLGQLGVSLTPIKAYAAELKISGAKEVVTVCPFCSVSCHIIGYVKDGKLVNTEGDPDYPINEGSLCAKGAAMFTMTTSHHRLQKPLYRAPYSDKWEEKSWDWMLDRIARRIKDTRDKDIILKDDKGKTVNRLESMFLLGTSHAGNEECAIAHQAMRGLGVVHMDHQARIUHSATVAALGESFGRGAMTNHWIDIKNADAILIMGSNAAEHHPISFKWVLQAKDKGATVMHVDPKFSRTSARSDFHVPLRSGTDIAFLGGMIKYIVDNEKYFHEYVAQYTNAALVVGKDYGFKDGIFTGYDAKTRSYDKSKWGFEMDANGVPVRDTSLKNPRCVFQLLKEHYSRYDLDTVSTTTGVSKEDLLKVYEAFAATGTPDKAGTVMYALGWTQHTVGVQNIRSAAIIQLLLGNIGVAGGGINALRGEPNVQGSTDHTLLYHIIPGYMAMPHNGWQTYDEYIKGNTPATNDPMSANWWQNKPKYFASLLKAWYGDHATKENGFCYELLPKIEKGEDYSYMFLFDRMYQNKIRGGIIIGLNPMNSVPNSNKVRKALDNLEWLVTSELHHSETTDNWHRPGVDPKKIKTEVFLLPSAHRLEKEGSVTNSGRWLLWHYQAIKPAYEARSFGDLFCGFMKRVQDLYGKEGGTLPEAVTWLDYPETYDADDLCQRINGRFTVDTKVKDKLYKKGQQVPSFTALNDDGSTMSLNWLYAGSYTEEDGNKCKRRSTKQTEMQANIGLFPNWSWCWPVNRRILYNRASVDMNGKPYNPAKAVIEWKDGKWVGDVPDGGWPPMATGKGRYPFIMSKHGFGQIFGPGRQDGPFSEHYEPVETPVDSNKFSKQLNSPVYKFVSSNMDKLAKPADPKYPIVLTTYSLTEHWCGGGETRNIPNLLEAEPQQYVEMSPELAQEKGIKNGDGVIIESARGTVEAIAMVTVRMRPLKVHGRIIHEIGMPFCFGWTTPGTGDATNRLTPSVGDPNTTIPEYKACCVNVRKADKLTELAT, encoded by the coding sequence ATGAAACTCGACCGCCGAAGCTTCATGAAGCTCGCAGGCTCCGGAGCGGCGTGTCTCACCCTCGGTCAGCTTGGAGTCAGCCTGACTCCGATCAAGGCCTACGCAGCGGAGCTCAAGATCTCCGGTGCCAAAGAGGTTGTGACGGTCTGTCCGTTCTGTTCGGTGAGCTGCCACATCATCGGCTACGTCAAGGACGGTAAGCTCGTGAACACTGAGGGCGATCCGGACTACCCCATCAACGAAGGCTCTCTGTGTGCCAAGGGTGCGGCCATGTTCACCATGACCACCAGCCATCACCGCCTGCAGAAACCTCTGTACCGTGCTCCCTACAGCGACAAGTGGGAAGAGAAGAGCTGGGACTGGATGCTGGACCGCATCGCGCGCCGCATCAAGGACACCCGCGACAAGGATATCATCCTCAAGGATGACAAGGGCAAAACCGTCAACCGTCTCGAATCCATGTTCCTGCTGGGTACCTCCCACGCAGGCAACGAGGAATGTGCCATCGCTCATCAGGCGATGCGCGGCCTGGGTGTCGTCCACATGGACCACCAGGCACGTATCTGACACAGCGCCACAGTTGCGGCTCTGGGAGAGTCGTTCGGACGCGGTGCGATGACCAACCATTGGATCGACATCAAGAATGCCGATGCAATCCTTATCATGGGCAGCAATGCTGCCGAACATCATCCGATTTCATTCAAGTGGGTGTTGCAGGCCAAGGACAAGGGAGCCACGGTAATGCACGTGGATCCGAAGTTCTCGCGCACTTCAGCTCGCTCGGATTTCCATGTCCCCTTGCGGTCCGGTACGGACATCGCTTTCCTGGGTGGCATGATCAAGTACATCGTCGACAATGAGAAGTATTTCCACGAATACGTGGCGCAGTACACCAACGCCGCGCTCGTCGTGGGCAAGGACTATGGTTTCAAGGACGGTATCTTCACCGGCTACGACGCCAAGACCCGCTCCTACGACAAGAGCAAATGGGGCTTCGAGATGGATGCGAACGGCGTCCCTGTTCGCGATACCAGCCTCAAGAACCCCCGTTGCGTGTTCCAGCTTCTCAAGGAGCATTATTCCCGCTACGACCTGGATACCGTTTCCACCACCACGGGCGTGTCCAAGGAAGACCTGCTCAAGGTGTACGAGGCCTTTGCGGCCACCGGCACGCCGGACAAGGCCGGAACCGTGATGTACGCCCTGGGCTGGACCCAGCATACGGTGGGCGTCCAGAACATTCGTTCCGCGGCCATAATCCAGCTCCTGCTGGGCAACATCGGCGTGGCCGGCGGCGGCATCAACGCCCTTCGTGGCGAGCCCAACGTTCAGGGCTCCACCGACCACACTTTGCTGTACCACATCATCCCGGGTTACATGGCCATGCCCCACAACGGCTGGCAGACCTATGACGAGTACATCAAGGGCAACACTCCGGCGACCAATGACCCCATGTCCGCCAACTGGTGGCAGAACAAGCCCAAGTACTTCGCCAGCCTGCTCAAGGCCTGGTATGGCGATCACGCTACCAAGGAAAACGGCTTCTGCTACGAACTGCTGCCGAAGATCGAAAAGGGCGAGGACTACTCCTACATGTTCCTCTTCGATCGGATGTATCAGAACAAGATCCGGGGCGGCATCATCATCGGCCTGAACCCGATGAACTCCGTGCCCAACTCCAACAAGGTCCGCAAGGCCCTCGACAACCTGGAGTGGCTGGTCACGTCCGAGCTGCATCACTCGGAGACCACCGACAACTGGCATCGTCCGGGTGTTGATCCCAAGAAGATCAAGACCGAGGTCTTCCTCCTGCCTTCGGCCCACCGGCTGGAGAAGGAGGGGTCGGTTACCAACTCCGGCCGCTGGCTGCTGTGGCATTATCAGGCCATCAAGCCCGCCTACGAGGCCCGCTCTTTTGGTGACCTGTTCTGCGGGTTCATGAAGCGCGTTCAGGACCTGTACGGGAAGGAGGGCGGTACGCTGCCCGAAGCCGTCACCTGGCTCGACTATCCCGAGACCTACGACGCGGACGATCTCTGCCAGCGCATCAACGGCCGTTTCACCGTGGACACCAAGGTCAAGGACAAGCTGTACAAGAAGGGCCAACAGGTGCCTTCGTTCACCGCGCTCAACGACGATGGCTCGACCATGAGCCTGAACTGGCTCTATGCGGGCAGCTACACCGAAGAAGACGGCAACAAGTGCAAACGCCGGTCCACCAAGCAGACCGAGATGCAGGCCAACATCGGCCTGTTCCCGAACTGGTCCTGGTGCTGGCCGGTCAACCGCCGCATCCTGTACAACCGCGCTTCGGTCGATATGAACGGCAAGCCGTACAATCCGGCCAAGGCGGTCATCGAGTGGAAGGACGGCAAGTGGGTCGGCGACGTGCCCGATGGCGGCTGGCCTCCCATGGCCACCGGCAAGGGCCGGTACCCGTTCATCATGTCCAAGCACGGCTTTGGCCAGATCTTCGGTCCCGGTCGACAGGACGGCCCGTTCTCCGAACACTACGAGCCGGTCGAGACCCCGGTGGATTCGAACAAGTTCTCCAAGCAGCTTAACAGCCCGGTGTACAAGTTCGTTTCCTCCAACATGGACAAGCTCGCCAAGCCCGCTGATCCCAAGTATCCGATCGTGCTGACCACCTACAGCCTGACCGAACATTGGTGCGGTGGCGGCGAGACCCGGAACATTCCGAACCTGCTCGAGGCCGAACCCCAGCAGTACGTCGAGATGAGTCCGGAACTGGCTCAGGAAAAGGGCATCAAGAACGGCGACGGCGTGATCATCGAATCCGCTCGCGGCACGGTCGAGGCCATAGCCATGGTCACGGTCCGCATGCGGCCGCTCAAGGTGCACGGACGCATCATCCATGAAATCGGCATGCCGTTCTGCTTCGGCTGGACGACTCCGGGAACCGGTGACGCCACCAACAGGCTGACGCCTTCGGTGGGCGACCCGAACACCACCATTCCCGAGTACAAAGCCTGCTGCGTGAACGTTCGCAAGGCCGACAAGCTCACTGAGCTGGCAACCTAA